GAAAGGTTCCTCATGCCCGGTATTCACTCCGACATCACGACCGCGTTCGGCAACACCCCGCTCGTCCGCCTGAACAGAGTCGCCGAGGGCGTCGGCGCCACGGTGCTGGCCAAGCTCGAGTTCTACAACCCGGCTTCCAGCGTCAAGGACCGCCTCGGCATCGCCATCGTCGACGCCGCCGAGGCATCGGGCGAGCTGAAGCCGGGCGGCACGATCGTCGAGGCGACCAGCGGCAACACGGGCATCGCGCTCGCCATGGTCGGCGCGGCTCGCGGCTACAAGGTCATCCTCACGATGCCGGCGTCCATGTCGAAGGAGCGGCGCATGCTGCTCAAGGCGTTCGGTGCCGAGCTCGTCCTGACCGACCCGACCAAGGGCATGACCCAGGCGATCGCGGAGTCCGAGGAGATCGCCGCGAAGACGCCGGGTGCCGTGCTGGCGAAGCAGTTCGCGAACGAGGCGAACCCCGCGATCCACCGCAAGACCACGGCAGAGGAGATCCTCCGCGACACCGACGGCAAGGTCGACTACTTCGTCGCCGGCATCGGCACCGGCGGAACGATCACGGGTGTCGGACAGGTGCTGAAGGAGCGCATCCCCGGCGTCAAGATCGTCGCCGTGGAGCCCAAGGACTCCCCCATCCTCACCGAGGGCCACCCCGGCCCGCACAAGATCCAGGGCATCGGACCCAACTTCGTGCCCCCGATCCTCGACCGCGACGTGCTCGACGAGGTCATCGACGTCACGTTCGACGACGCGATCCGCCTCGCCCGTGAGACCGCGGCCAAGGACGGCATCCTCGTCGGCATGTCGAGCGGTGCCGCGATCTGGGCGGCGCTCGAGATCGCCAAGCGCCCCGAGGCCGCGGGCAAGAACATCGTCGTGATCATCCCCTCGTTCGGCGAGCGGTACCTGTCGACGGCGCTGTACGAGCACCTCCGCGAAGAGTGAGCACGTCGATCTGGGCTCGCGTTCGCGAGGACATCGCGGCCGCGCGCCTGCGGGATCCCGCTGCACGCAGCGCGGTCGAGGTCGCTCTGCTGTACCCGGGGCTGCACGCCATCTGGGCGCACCGCATCTCGCATGCGCTGTGGCGGCGCCGGCTCCGGCTGCTCGCCCGTGCCGGGTCGCAGCTGTCGCGCTGGCTCACCGGGGTCGAGATCCATCCCGGTGCGACGATCGGTCGGCGCTTCTTCATCGACCACGGCATGGGCGTGGTCATCGGCGAGACGGCCGAGATCGGCGATGACGTGATGCTGTATCACGGCGTGACCCTCGGCGGTCGCACGCGCGACGCCGGGAAGCGGCATCCGACGCTGGGTGACGGTGTCGCCGTCGGCGCCGGCGCGAAGATCCTGGGACCGGTGACGATCGGCGCCGGGTCCGTGGTCGGCGCCAACGCCGTGGTGACGCGGGATGCTCCTGCCGACAGCATCCTGGTCGGCGTGCCTGCCAAGCCACGGCATCGCACGATCGGCGAGGACACGCGAGCGCTGCTCACCGCGCCCGACTACTCCATCTGAGCGACGCCGCCGCTACCGGCGGCGGGAGTCCTTCGCCTCGACCTTGCGCTTGAGGAAGATCAGCGGCAGCAGCACGCTGCCGAGCGCGGTGATCAGCCAGACGATGACCGAGCCGAGCAGCCAGCCGGTGAGGTCGACGATTCGCAGCCCGCCGATGGGGAGCAGCACCACGACGATGAGGGAGATCAGGGTCGAGAAGATCCCGATGCCGCCCATCAGCACCGGCGCGTAGCGGTCGGCGAGCTTGCTCACCCACGGCGCGAGCACGCTCTGCAGGATTGCGAAGATGAGGATGCAGATGACGAAGCCCCACCATTTGTCCCACTGGATCTGGAAGCCCTCGAGGAGCGCGTCGGCGACGATGAGGCCGAGGCCGGCGGACACGACGTACATCAGACCGCGGAACAGAAGTGTGATCACGGGCCGAGCCTAGCGCTCGGCGGAGGCAGACGTCAGGAGTCGCCGCCGACGGCGGCCAGCCGCGCTTCCTCGTCGGCCGAGATGGCGCTCTCGATGATCGGGTCGAGCGCGCCGTCCATGACCTGGTCGAGGTTGTAGGCCTTGAACCCGGTGCGGTGATCCGCGATGCGGTTCTCCGGGAAGTTGTAGGTGCGGATGCGCTCGGAGCGATCCATGCCGCGGATCTGCGACCTGCGGGCGTCGGATGCCGCGGCATCCAGCTCTTCCTGCTGCCGGGCGAGGAGCCGGGCGCGCAGCACGCGCATGCCGGCCTCGCGGTTCTGCAGCTGCGACTTCTCGTTCTGCATCGAGACGACGATCCCGGTCGGCACGTGCGTGATGCGGACGGCCGAGTCGGTGGTGTTGACGGACTGCCCGCCGGGGCCCGACGACCGGAAGACGTCGATCTTGAGGTCGTTCTGATCGATCTGGATCTCCTCGGGCTCATCCACCTCGGGGAAGACCAGCACACCGGTCGTCGATGTGTGGATACGGCCCTGCGACTCGGTCGCCGGCACGCGCTGCACGCGATGCACGCCGCCCTCGTACTTCAAGTGTGCCCAGACGCCCTGCGCAGGGTCGGTCGAGGAGCCCTTGATCGCGACCTGGACGTCCTTGTAGCCGCCGAGATCGGACTCGTTCCGCTCCAGGAGCTCGGTCTTCCACCCCTTGGACGCGGCGTACTGCACGTACATGCGCAGCAGATCGGCGGCGAACAGCGCCGACTCGGCGCCGCCCTCCCCCGCTTTGATCTCCATGATCACGTCACGGGCGTCGTCGGGGTCGCGCGGGATCAGCAGACGCCGCAGTCGCTCCTGCGAGGACTGCAACTCCTCCTCCATCGCCGGGATCTCGGCCGCGATCGACTCGTCCTCACGGGCGAACTCGCGCGCGGTCTCGAGGTCGTCGGTCGCAGCGACCCAGGCCTCGTAGGCGGCGACGATGCGCGACAGCTCGGCGTAGCGGCGGTTGACGCGCTTCGCCCGACCGGCATCGGCGTGCACCGCCGGGTCGGAGAGCTCCTCCTGGACCCGGCGATGCTCGTCGATCAGAGTCTGTACGGACTCGAACACGGAACGGCCGCTCAGCGGATGTTGTTGTCGTGCCCGTGCGCGCCCGAGGAGAGCGCGGGGATCGACTTCTGCATCTGCACGAGGAACTCGACGTTGGAGTTCGTCTCCTTGAGCTTGCCGAGCACGACCTCGAGAGCCTGCTGCTGGTCGAGGCCGGCGAGGGCGCGACGCAGCTTCCAGGTGATCTTGACCTCGTCGGCCGAGAGCAGCATCTCCTCGCGACGGGTGCTCGACGCGTTCACGTCGACCGCCGGGAAGATGCGCTTGTCGGCGAGAGCGCGCGACAGGCGCAGCTCGCTGTTGCCGGTGCCTTTGAACTCCTCGAAGATGACCTCGTCCATCTTGGAACCGGTCTCGACGAGCGCCGTGGCGAGGATCGTGAGCGATCCGCCGTTCTCGATGTTGCGCGCCGCGCCGAAGAAGCGCTTGGGCGGGTACAGCGCCGAGGCGTCGACACCGCCGGTCAGCACGCGACCGGATGCCGGAGCCGCGAGGTTGTACGCGCGGCCGAGGCGGGTGATCGAGTCGAGCAGCACGACGACGTCGCGGCCCAGCTCGACGAGGCGCTTGGCGCGCTCGATCGCGAGCTCGGCGACCGTGGTGTGGTCTTCGGCCGGACGGTCGAAGGTCGAGGCGATGACCTCGCCCTTCACGGTGCGCTCCATGTCGGTGACCTCTTCGGGACGCTCGTCGACGAGCACGACCATGAGGTGGACCTCGGGGTTGTTCTGCGCGATCGCGTTCGCGATCTGCTGCAGCACGATCGTCTTGCCGGCCTTCGGCGGGGCGACGATGAGACCGCGCTGCCCCTTGCCGATCGGGGCGACCAGATCGATGATGCGCTGCGTCAGCTTCTCGGGGGCCGTCTCCAGGCGCAGACGCTCCTGGGGGTACAGCGGGGTGAGCTTGCCGAAGTCGACGCGGGTGGCCGCGTCGTCGATCGACAGGCCGTTGATCGAGTCGACCTTGACCAGGGCGTTGTACTTCTGACGGCCCTGCTGCTCGCCCTCGCGGGGCTGCTTGATCGAGCCGACGACCGCGTCGCCCTTGCGGAGGTTGTACTTCTTGACCTGTCCGAGCGACACGTAGACGTCGCTGGGACCGGCGAGGTAGCCGGTCGTGCGCACGAAGGCGTAGTTGTCGAGCACGTCGAGGATGCCGGCGATCGGGATCAGGACGTCGTCCTCGCCGATCTCGGTGTCGAACTCGTCGGTGGGCTCTCCGCCGCGGCGCTTGTTGCGCTGACGGTTGCGGTTGTTCCCGCCCGGCTGATCGTCTGCGGCGCCCGCGGCGGCCTGAGGCTGCTGCTGGTCCTGCGCGGCACCGTTCTGACCGCGACCACGGTTGCGGCTGCGGTTGCGGTTGCGGCCACGGCCGCCCTGTTCGTCGCCCCCGTCGGAGTCGGAGGAGGCGTCGTTGTTCTGCGCGTCGGCGTTCTGCGCGTTGCCGTTCTGGCTGTCATCGCTCTGGGCATTGCCGTTCTGGCTGCCGCCGCGCGCGTTGCTGTTGCGCGAGTTGCGCTTGGGGGCGGACTCGTTCTGTCCGCCGTCGTCCTGGCCGGACTCGGCCGGCGCGGAATCGGCGGCGGGCTCGGAGGCCGGGGTCTCGGCGTCAGCCGCCGGCTTCTGCGCGCCGCGGCGACCGCGACCGGTGGTCTTCGGGGCGGCCTCGGCCGGCGCCTCGGCGGCGGCAGGAGCCTCGGCCGGTGCGGCGGCGGCATCCGCGGCAGGAGCGTCGGCGTCTGCCTTCTTCGCACGGGTGCGGCGGGGAGCCTTCGCCTTGGGGGCGGCCTCCGCGCTCTCGGCGCCGTCGCCGGAGGGAGCCGCCTGCGGCTCGGCGGCCGCGGGTGCGGCATCCGTCTTCTCGGCGGCCTTCTCGGCCTTCGCCGCCGCTGTCGCGGTGGTGGCGCGACGCGGTGCGCGCTTGCGCGCCGGCGCCTTCTCGGTGTCGGCAGCGGCCGCAGGGGCATCGGCGACGGACGTCGTCTGATCGTTCTGGGTCTCGGAGAGGTTCTCCACGAGTACTCCCTTATATGTCATGGGAAATGAGCGTTGAACGCGCACAACGGGTGCTGCGCGCGATCGCACGGGCTGACGCTCGGCGCCAGCCGGCCTCGGCAGGGAGTTCTCGGAAGAAATCTGCCTCAGGGGTTTGCGTGCGGGTCTTGCAAGATTTGCAATGGGGCCAGATTCACGAAACTACGTGGAGCCCTCCGCTCGCCCCCACTGTACCACCACGGACGTCGACGGCGAGCAGGAGCGCCTCCCACGGGGTGTCGGTGACGCGATCCGCGAGATCGACGGCGTCCTGACGGCTGCCGGGACCGTCGGCGAGCACGAGCACGCTCGGTCCGGCGCCGGACACCACGGCGGCGAAGCCCTCGGCGCGGAGCGCCTGCACGAGCCGCTGCGTCTCGGGCATCGCCTCGGCGCGATAGTCCTGGTGGAGACGGTCGGCCGTGGCGTCGAACAGCAGCTCGGGGCTCTGCATCAGCGCGGCGATCAGCAGCGCCGAGCGCGAGACGTTGAACACCGCATCGGCCGTGGAGACCTGGGGCGGCTGCAGGGATCGCGCCTGCGAGGTCGACATCGTGTAGGCCGGGACGAGCACGAGCGGAGAGACACCTCGGTGCACGAGGAGCTTCTTGTGCTGCGGGCCGCGCTCCCCCACCCAGGCGATCGTCAGTCCGCCGAAGAGTGCGGGGGCGACGTTGTCCGGGTGGCCCTCGAGCTCGGTGGCGAGACGCAGCAGGTCGGCGTCGTCGATCTCGACGTCGCCCTCCAGCAGCCCCTTGGCGGCGAGCACGCCGGCGGCGACGGCCGCGCCGGAGGACCCGAGACCGCGGCCGTGCGGCACGCCGTTCTCGGCCACGATCCGCAGCCCGGGAACCGGACGGCCGACGTCCGCGAAGACATAGGCGATGGTGCGCACGATCAGGTTCGACGAGTCGCGCGGGATCTCCTCCGCACCGGAGCCGGTGACCTCGATCTCGAGCTGACCGGCGGGAAGCGCGGTGACCTGGAGCGTGTCGTAGATGCTGAGCGCCAGCCCCAGGGTGTCGAATCCCGGGCCGAGGTTCGCGCTCGTGGCGGGAACCGTCACCTCGACGGTGCGCCCCTCGACGGGCTGCGAGTCGGCCGCCACCGTCACTCGCCTTCCACGCGGAGCACGGAGATGACGCGCTCCACGACGGCGCTGCCGGCGAGGGCGTCGACGGTCGCGCTGAGCGCCTGCTCGGTCGCGCGGTGCGTGCCGATGATCAGTCGTGCGGTCGGCTCATCCTCGCCCTCCACCGTCTGCACGACGGTCGCCACGGAGACGCCCCCGTCGCTGAGCGTGCCGGCGACCGTGGCGAGCACGCCCGGTGCATCCGCGACCTCGAGCGTGATCTGATACCGGGTGGTCACGTGGCCGATCGGGACGACAGGGAGGTTGGCCCTGGTGGACTCGCCGACGCCGACACCGCCCGCGATGTGGCGGCGGGCGGCGGAGACGACGTCGCCGAGAACAGCGGATGCCGTCTGCACCCCGCCCGCGCCGGCGCCGTAGAACATGAGGGAGCCGGCGGCCTCGGCCTCGACGAACACCGCGTTGTTCGCGCCGTGGACGGATGCCAGCGGGTGCGTGGCGGGAACGAGCGCCGGGTAGACGCGCACCGAGATCGACTCCGCACCGTTCGCCTCGAGCCGCTCGCACACGGCGAGCAGCTTGATCACGAAGCCGGCGGCACGCGCCTCCTCGATCATCGAGGCCGTGACCGAGGTGATGCCCTCGCGGTAGACGGCGTCGAGCGGCACGGCCGTGTGGAAGGCGAGGCTGGCGAGGATCGCCGCCTTCTGCGCGGCGTCGTATCCTTCGACATCGGCCGTCGGGTCGGCCTCCGCGTAGCCCAGGCGCTGGGCGTCGGCGAGCACATCGCCGAAGTCGGCGCCCTCGGTGTCCATCCGGTCGAGGATGTAGTTCGTCGTGCCGTTCACGATCCCCATGATCCGCACGACGCGGTCGCCGGCCAGCGAATCGCGGAGCGGGCGGATGATCGGGATGGCGCCCGCGGCTGCCGCCTCGTAGTAGACGGAGGCGCCGACACGGTCCGCGGCCTCGAAGAGCTCGGGACCGTGCGTCGCGAGCAGCGCCTTGTTGGCGGTCACGACGTCGGCGCCGGATCCGATCGCCTGCAGGATGTTCGTGCGAGCGGGCTCGATGCCGCCGATCAGCTCGATCACGATGTCGGACCCGAGGATGAGCGTCTCGGCGTCGGTCGTGAAGAGCTCCTTCGGCAGGTCGGCGTCACGGGGTGCGTCGACGTCGCGGACGGCGATGCCCGCGAGCTCGAGCTCT
This genomic interval from Microbacterium sp. LWH11-1.2 contains the following:
- the cysK gene encoding cysteine synthase A, giving the protein MPGIHSDITTAFGNTPLVRLNRVAEGVGATVLAKLEFYNPASSVKDRLGIAIVDAAEASGELKPGGTIVEATSGNTGIALAMVGAARGYKVILTMPASMSKERRMLLKAFGAELVLTDPTKGMTQAIAESEEIAAKTPGAVLAKQFANEANPAIHRKTTAEEILRDTDGKVDYFVAGIGTGGTITGVGQVLKERIPGVKIVAVEPKDSPILTEGHPGPHKIQGIGPNFVPPILDRDVLDEVIDVTFDDAIRLARETAAKDGILVGMSSGAAIWAALEIAKRPEAAGKNIVVIIPSFGERYLSTALYEHLREE
- the epsC gene encoding serine O-acetyltransferase EpsC; this translates as MSTSIWARVREDIAAARLRDPAARSAVEVALLYPGLHAIWAHRISHALWRRRLRLLARAGSQLSRWLTGVEIHPGATIGRRFFIDHGMGVVIGETAEIGDDVMLYHGVTLGGRTRDAGKRHPTLGDGVAVGAGAKILGPVTIGAGSVVGANAVVTRDAPADSILVGVPAKPRHRTIGEDTRALLTAPDYSI
- a CDS encoding phage holin family protein, giving the protein MITLLFRGLMYVVSAGLGLIVADALLEGFQIQWDKWWGFVICILIFAILQSVLAPWVSKLADRYAPVLMGGIGIFSTLISLIVVVLLPIGGLRIVDLTGWLLGSVIVWLITALGSVLLPLIFLKRKVEAKDSRRR
- the prfA gene encoding peptide chain release factor 1, producing MFESVQTLIDEHRRVQEELSDPAVHADAGRAKRVNRRYAELSRIVAAYEAWVAATDDLETAREFAREDESIAAEIPAMEEELQSSQERLRRLLIPRDPDDARDVIMEIKAGEGGAESALFAADLLRMYVQYAASKGWKTELLERNESDLGGYKDVQVAIKGSSTDPAQGVWAHLKYEGGVHRVQRVPATESQGRIHTSTTGVLVFPEVDEPEEIQIDQNDLKIDVFRSSGPGGQSVNTTDSAVRITHVPTGIVVSMQNEKSQLQNREAGMRVLRARLLARQQEELDAAASDARRSQIRGMDRSERIRTYNFPENRIADHRTGFKAYNLDQVMDGALDPIIESAISADEEARLAAVGGDS
- the rho gene encoding transcription termination factor Rho, which produces MENLSETQNDQTTSVADAPAAAADTEKAPARKRAPRRATTATAAAKAEKAAEKTDAAPAAAEPQAAPSGDGAESAEAAPKAKAPRRTRAKKADADAPAADAAAAPAEAPAAAEAPAEAAPKTTGRGRRGAQKPAADAETPASEPAADSAPAESGQDDGGQNESAPKRNSRNSNARGGSQNGNAQSDDSQNGNAQNADAQNNDASSDSDGGDEQGGRGRNRNRSRNRGRGQNGAAQDQQQPQAAAGAADDQPGGNNRNRQRNKRRGGEPTDEFDTEIGEDDVLIPIAGILDVLDNYAFVRTTGYLAGPSDVYVSLGQVKKYNLRKGDAVVGSIKQPREGEQQGRQKYNALVKVDSINGLSIDDAATRVDFGKLTPLYPQERLRLETAPEKLTQRIIDLVAPIGKGQRGLIVAPPKAGKTIVLQQIANAIAQNNPEVHLMVVLVDERPEEVTDMERTVKGEVIASTFDRPAEDHTTVAELAIERAKRLVELGRDVVVLLDSITRLGRAYNLAAPASGRVLTGGVDASALYPPKRFFGAARNIENGGSLTILATALVETGSKMDEVIFEEFKGTGNSELRLSRALADKRIFPAVDVNASSTRREEMLLSADEVKITWKLRRALAGLDQQQALEVVLGKLKETNSNVEFLVQMQKSIPALSSGAHGHDNNIR
- the thrB gene encoding homoserine kinase, which translates into the protein MAADSQPVEGRTVEVTVPATSANLGPGFDTLGLALSIYDTLQVTALPAGQLEIEVTGSGAEEIPRDSSNLIVRTIAYVFADVGRPVPGLRIVAENGVPHGRGLGSSGAAVAAGVLAAKGLLEGDVEIDDADLLRLATELEGHPDNVAPALFGGLTIAWVGERGPQHKKLLVHRGVSPLVLVPAYTMSTSQARSLQPPQVSTADAVFNVSRSALLIAALMQSPELLFDATADRLHQDYRAEAMPETQRLVQALRAEGFAAVVSGAGPSVLVLADGPGSRQDAVDLADRVTDTPWEALLLAVDVRGGTVGASGGLHVVS
- a CDS encoding homoserine dehydrogenase; the encoded protein is MTDYRRLRVALLGAGAVGSQVAALLLRHGDELADRAGAELELAGIAVRDVDAPRDADLPKELFTTDAETLILGSDIVIELIGGIEPARTNILQAIGSGADVVTANKALLATHGPELFEAADRVGASVYYEAAAAGAIPIIRPLRDSLAGDRVVRIMGIVNGTTNYILDRMDTEGADFGDVLADAQRLGYAEADPTADVEGYDAAQKAAILASLAFHTAVPLDAVYREGITSVTASMIEEARAAGFVIKLLAVCERLEANGAESISVRVYPALVPATHPLASVHGANNAVFVEAEAAGSLMFYGAGAGGVQTASAVLGDVVSAARRHIAGGVGVGESTRANLPVVPIGHVTTRYQITLEVADAPGVLATVAGTLSDGGVSVATVVQTVEGEDEPTARLIIGTHRATEQALSATVDALAGSAVVERVISVLRVEGE